A single window of Rhizobium indicum DNA harbors:
- a CDS encoding GntR family transcriptional regulator, producing the protein MQTSQSHLAYLALEHLIVTLALKPGALVTEKQLIDMAGHGRTPVREAIQKLAWQGLILVKPRVGLQVTEIAPADHGNVMQVRRELEPIAAGLVAEHASDEQRARLIDCARAMEECAVTGDLAGFFAADKAFDEILEDACPNGFITAALGPVQTHSRRLWYSKASPERMDRAISLHVAVIRAIHEGRPDEARATMATLINYLSQE; encoded by the coding sequence TTGCAGACTTCTCAGAGCCATCTTGCCTATCTGGCGCTGGAGCATCTGATCGTGACGCTGGCGTTGAAGCCAGGCGCGCTTGTCACTGAAAAGCAGCTGATCGATATGGCGGGCCACGGGCGTACGCCGGTGCGGGAGGCGATCCAGAAGCTCGCCTGGCAGGGGCTGATCCTGGTGAAGCCGCGCGTCGGGCTGCAGGTCACCGAGATCGCGCCTGCGGATCATGGCAATGTCATGCAGGTGCGCCGCGAGTTGGAGCCGATCGCAGCAGGCCTCGTTGCCGAACATGCGAGCGACGAACAGCGCGCGCGCCTCATCGATTGCGCCCGCGCGATGGAGGAATGTGCCGTCACCGGCGATCTCGCCGGCTTCTTCGCCGCCGACAAGGCCTTCGATGAAATCCTTGAAGATGCCTGCCCGAACGGCTTCATCACGGCAGCACTCGGCCCGGTGCAGACACATTCACGTCGCCTCTGGTACTCCAAGGCAAGCCCGGAGCGCATGGATCGCGCTATCTCGCTGCACGTCGCCGTCATCCGCGCCATCCATGAGGGCAGGCCGGAT
- a CDS encoding VOC family protein translates to MPLNRLVIYAGNVEETARFYERHFGFKATSLPGDRIIELIAQDGGANIMLHQAAKGQRSGQSTVKLVFDVEDVEAFCSRCAENGLEFGAIHKADGYQFANAKDPCQNSISVSSRAFRKG, encoded by the coding sequence ATGCCGCTCAATAGGCTGGTGATCTATGCTGGGAATGTCGAGGAAACGGCGCGCTTTTATGAGAGGCACTTCGGTTTCAAGGCGACCAGCCTGCCGGGCGACAGGATCATTGAACTCATCGCTCAGGACGGCGGTGCGAATATCATGCTGCACCAGGCCGCCAAGGGGCAGCGGAGCGGCCAATCCACGGTCAAGCTGGTCTTCGACGTGGAGGATGTCGAGGCCTTTTGCAGTCGATGCGCGGAGAATGGCCTGGAGTTCGGTGCCATCCATAAGGCCGATGGCTATCAGTTCGCCAATGCAAAAGACCCATGTCAAAATTCGATCTCGGTTTCCAGCCGGGCGTTTCGCAAGGGGTGA
- a CDS encoding ABC transporter permease has product MFFETLKLALRAISRNMLRSFLTVLGVVIGVAAVIALVTIGNGTTAQVSTELSRLGTNMLFVRPGQFGPGRASSEAKRFSVKDVAAIRDQIGGLRAVAPLNQSTATVIFGGQNHSTSVSGTTNDYFIAQDWNLALGRNFLPAEERGQARCIIGETVRSELFGSADPTGQQIRVGKVSCPVIGVLAKRGQSGMGNDQDDVVIMPVKVFQRRISGSSNVPQIIISARDGVSTAKVQSDVENLLRERRKIVPGRQDDFNVNDMTQIAEAMTGTTTLLTGLLGAVAAISLLVGGIGIMNIMLVSVTERTREIGIRLAIGALESQVLTQFLVEAVALSLFGGITGIVLGLSLGFGAVTLLKVPFVFSPLMVAVAFLFSAAIGMIFGYFPARRAAQLNPIEALRHE; this is encoded by the coding sequence ATGTTCTTTGAGACGCTGAAGCTGGCGCTGCGGGCCATCAGCCGCAACATGCTGCGCTCGTTCCTGACCGTGCTCGGCGTCGTCATTGGTGTTGCCGCCGTCATCGCGCTGGTGACGATCGGCAACGGCACCACCGCGCAGGTCTCGACCGAGTTGTCGCGGCTCGGCACCAACATGCTGTTCGTCCGTCCCGGCCAGTTCGGCCCCGGCCGGGCGAGCTCCGAGGCCAAGCGCTTCAGCGTCAAGGACGTCGCGGCCATCCGCGACCAGATCGGCGGCCTCAGGGCCGTGGCGCCGCTCAACCAGTCGACGGCGACCGTGATTTTCGGCGGCCAGAACCATTCGACCAGCGTCTCCGGCACCACCAACGACTATTTCATCGCACAGGACTGGAACCTGGCGCTGGGCCGCAATTTCCTCCCCGCCGAGGAACGCGGCCAGGCGCGCTGCATCATCGGCGAAACGGTGCGCTCGGAGCTCTTCGGCAGCGCCGACCCCACCGGCCAGCAGATCCGCGTCGGCAAGGTCTCATGCCCCGTCATCGGCGTGCTTGCCAAGCGCGGCCAGTCCGGCATGGGCAATGACCAGGACGATGTCGTCATCATGCCGGTCAAGGTGTTCCAGCGGCGCATCAGCGGCAGCAGCAACGTGCCGCAGATCATCATCTCGGCGCGCGACGGCGTCTCCACGGCCAAGGTGCAGTCCGATGTCGAAAATCTCCTGCGCGAGCGCCGCAAGATCGTGCCCGGCCGCCAGGACGATTTCAATGTCAACGATATGACCCAGATCGCCGAGGCGATGACCGGCACGACGACGCTGCTGACCGGCCTGCTCGGCGCCGTTGCCGCGATCAGCCTGCTCGTCGGCGGCATCGGCATCATGAACATCATGCTGGTCTCCGTTACCGAGCGAACCCGCGAGATCGGCATCCGGCTGGCGATCGGCGCGCTCGAAAGCCAGGTTCTTACCCAGTTCCTGGTCGAGGCGGTGGCGCTGTCGCTGTTCGGCGGCATCACCGGCATCGTGCTCGGCCTGAGCCTCGGCTTCGGCGCCGTGACGCTCCTGAAGGTGCCCTTCGTCTTCAGTCCGCTCATGGTCGCCGTCGCCTTCCTCTTCTCTGCCGCGATCGGCATGATCTTCGGCTATTTCCCAGCGAGAAGGGCAGCGCAACTCAATCCCATCGAGGCGCTGCGGCACGAATAA
- a CDS encoding ABC transporter ATP-binding protein, producing the protein MASPPLIEFRQVSKIYGEGEAAIRALDHVDLAINAHEFVAIMGPSGSGKSTAMNILGCLDVPSAGDYIFEGIPTSGFDRSQLTLLRRHMLGFVFQGFNLLSRTSAVENVELPLIYRGMAVRERRERAREALALVGLTGREHHKTQELSGGQQQRVAIARAIVTEPALLLADEPTGNLDTKTSVEIMDLMTRLNREQGITIVMVTHEPDIAAYAQRLLRFVDGKLETEVEHRRRADHVL; encoded by the coding sequence ATGGCAAGCCCGCCGCTCATCGAATTCAGACAGGTCTCGAAAATCTACGGCGAGGGCGAGGCGGCGATCCGCGCGCTCGACCACGTCGACCTTGCGATCAACGCCCATGAATTCGTCGCGATCATGGGGCCGTCTGGCTCCGGCAAATCGACGGCGATGAACATTCTCGGCTGCCTCGATGTGCCGAGTGCCGGCGACTACATCTTCGAAGGCATTCCGACCAGCGGCTTCGACCGCAGCCAACTGACGCTGCTGCGCCGCCACATGCTCGGCTTCGTCTTCCAGGGCTTCAACCTCCTGTCGCGCACCTCGGCCGTCGAAAATGTCGAACTGCCGCTGATCTATCGCGGCATGGCGGTGCGCGAGCGGCGCGAGCGGGCCCGCGAAGCGCTGGCGCTGGTCGGTCTCACCGGGCGCGAACATCACAAAACACAGGAACTGTCAGGCGGTCAGCAGCAGCGTGTCGCCATCGCCCGCGCCATCGTCACCGAGCCGGCGCTGCTGCTGGCCGACGAACCCACCGGCAATCTCGACACGAAGACCAGCGTCGAGATCATGGATCTGATGACGCGGCTGAACCGCGAGCAAGGCATCACCATCGTCATGGTCACCCACGAGCCCGATATCGCCGCCTATGCCCAGCGGCTGCTGCGTTTCGTCGACGGCAAGCTGGAGACCGAGGTCGAGCACCGGAGGAGGGCGGATCATGTTCTTTGA
- a CDS encoding efflux RND transporter periplasmic adaptor subunit produces MNKIVSGSETGAKTGAASDLAAILAASGRQGKRGRWRGRLLILLILIVAAAVAAYFYMGRGQSELSYATQPVKRGDLTVLVTTTGSVQPTEQVDISSELSGTVRDVNVDYNSTVKSGEVLALLDTNKLEADVKSSRAKLNSAKANVVKANADMQSAGTSLERLKSLVRSNVSTQQSLDDASYKYDSAVAAKQINEAEVLASEADLQLAEVNLAKAKIISPIDGVILTRSVNPGATVAASLSAPILFTIAGDLKKMELQVDVDEADVGQIAVGQKAKFTVDAYPDQTFPAEIEQIRFASEVVNNVVTYKAVLSVDNADLLLRPGMTATADVTVEAVKDTLMVPNAALRYAPAQAERRGRGIFGIFGPPRQRNNAGPALKGAERRVWVLRNGRPAPVVIQVGSSDGQFTQVVSGDIKENDALVTDATTRAN; encoded by the coding sequence ATGAACAAAATCGTAAGCGGCAGCGAGACCGGAGCAAAGACAGGCGCAGCGTCCGATCTCGCAGCGATCCTGGCCGCATCGGGACGGCAGGGCAAGCGTGGCCGCTGGCGCGGACGCCTGCTCATCCTGCTGATTCTCATCGTTGCCGCAGCAGTCGCCGCTTATTTCTACATGGGCCGTGGGCAAAGCGAATTGAGCTATGCCACCCAGCCGGTAAAACGCGGTGATTTGACGGTGCTCGTCACCACCACCGGCTCGGTACAGCCGACCGAGCAGGTGGATATATCGAGCGAGCTTTCCGGCACGGTCCGCGACGTCAATGTCGATTACAACAGCACGGTCAAATCAGGCGAAGTGCTTGCCCTGCTCGACACCAACAAGCTCGAGGCCGATGTGAAGAGCTCGCGCGCCAAGCTCAATTCGGCCAAGGCGAACGTCGTCAAAGCCAATGCCGATATGCAATCGGCAGGCACCTCTCTCGAGCGGCTGAAAAGCCTGGTCAGGAGCAACGTCTCCACCCAGCAGAGCCTCGATGACGCCAGCTACAAATATGATTCCGCCGTCGCCGCCAAACAGATCAATGAGGCCGAGGTCCTGGCCTCGGAGGCCGACCTGCAGCTTGCCGAAGTCAATCTCGCCAAGGCGAAGATCATATCGCCGATCGACGGCGTCATCCTCACCCGCTCCGTCAATCCGGGCGCCACGGTCGCAGCCTCGCTTTCGGCGCCGATCCTTTTCACCATCGCCGGCGACCTGAAGAAGATGGAGCTGCAGGTCGATGTCGACGAGGCCGATGTCGGCCAGATCGCCGTCGGCCAGAAGGCGAAGTTTACCGTCGACGCCTATCCCGACCAGACCTTTCCCGCCGAGATCGAGCAGATCCGCTTCGCCTCCGAAGTGGTCAACAATGTCGTGACCTATAAGGCGGTTCTATCCGTCGACAATGCCGATCTGCTGCTGCGCCCCGGCATGACGGCGACCGCCGACGTCACCGTCGAGGCCGTCAAGGATACGCTGATGGTGCCGAACGCTGCGCTGCGCTACGCCCCGGCGCAGGCGGAAAGGCGCGGCCGCGGCATTTTCGGCATCTTCGGCCCGCCGCGCCAGCGCAACAATGCCGGTCCGGCGCTGAAGGGCGCTGAGCGCCGCGTCTGGGTGCTGCGCAACGGCCGCCCGGCGCCTGTTGTCATCCAGGTCGGTTCATCCGACGGCCAGTTTACCCAGGTCGTCTCCGGCGACATCAAGGAAAACGACGCACTGGTGACCGACGCCACGACGCGTGCGAACTAG
- a CDS encoding GFA family protein, whose translation MRIRTGSCLCGAVAYRLEGEPLRTGLCHCADCRKSSGSAFTFFAVWPRRAFSHSGEIATFAGRSFCPACGSRLFCLRDDEAEIRLGSLDTPPTDLAPGYEVWIKRREPWLHSLPGADQYAEDAD comes from the coding sequence ATGAGGATCCGAACCGGAAGCTGCCTTTGCGGGGCGGTGGCCTACAGGCTGGAGGGCGAGCCGTTGCGCACCGGCCTCTGCCACTGCGCCGATTGCCGCAAATCTAGCGGCTCCGCCTTCACCTTCTTCGCGGTCTGGCCGCGCCGGGCTTTTTCCCACAGCGGCGAGATCGCCACCTTCGCCGGCCGCAGCTTCTGCCCCGCCTGCGGCAGCAGGCTTTTCTGCCTTAGGGATGACGAGGCGGAAATCCGCCTGGGGTCCCTGGACACTCCGCCGACCGACCTTGCGCCTGGTTATGAAGTCTGGATCAAGCGGCGCGAGCCTTGGTTGCATTCGTTGCCCGGCGCGGACCAATATGCCGAGGATGCGGATTGA
- a CDS encoding ABC transporter ATP-binding protein, which translates to MSGLELRKIVKNFGAVEVIRDVSLHVNDGEFVAFVGPSGCGKSTLLRLIAGLDKPTGGSIAIDGKDVTAISAADRGLAMVFQSYALYPHMSVRENLAFGLENTKVAKAEIEARITDAARMLEIEPFLQRRPGQLSGGQRQRVAIGRAIVRRPDAFLLDEPLSNLDAELRVSMRAELAALHARLKATMIYVTHDQVEAMTLADRIVVLRGGRIEQVGTPLELYNKPANRFVAGFIGAPHMNFLEGAIVGYEGGFAEVETVGGHRLSVIAKEARATGERVSIGIRPQHITLADADSAGRLDTRVTLVEELGSETVVHADAAGKKLIAVFAGQQRMKSGDSLPLHLDPDVLHLFGEDGRRLS; encoded by the coding sequence ATGAGCGGGCTCGAGCTCAGGAAAATCGTCAAGAATTTCGGCGCCGTCGAGGTCATTCGCGATGTCTCGCTTCATGTCAACGACGGCGAGTTCGTCGCTTTCGTCGGCCCTTCCGGTTGCGGAAAATCGACGCTGCTGCGCCTGATCGCCGGCCTCGATAAGCCCACAGGCGGCAGCATCGCCATCGACGGCAAGGATGTTACCGCTATCAGCGCCGCCGATCGCGGCCTGGCCATGGTCTTCCAGTCCTATGCGCTCTATCCGCATATGAGCGTCAGGGAAAACCTCGCCTTCGGTCTCGAGAACACCAAGGTGGCGAAAGCCGAAATCGAAGCGCGCATCACCGACGCCGCGCGCATGCTGGAGATCGAGCCTTTCCTGCAGCGCCGTCCGGGCCAGCTCTCCGGCGGCCAGCGCCAGCGCGTTGCGATCGGCCGCGCCATCGTGCGACGGCCGGATGCCTTCCTGCTAGACGAGCCGCTATCCAATCTCGACGCCGAACTCAGGGTCAGCATGCGCGCCGAACTGGCGGCCCTTCACGCTCGCCTGAAGGCGACGATGATCTATGTCACCCACGATCAGGTCGAGGCAATGACGCTGGCCGACCGCATCGTCGTGTTGAGAGGCGGCAGGATCGAGCAGGTGGGAACACCGCTGGAACTCTACAACAAGCCGGCCAACCGCTTTGTCGCCGGCTTCATCGGCGCGCCGCACATGAATTTTCTCGAAGGTGCGATTGTCGGTTACGAGGGCGGTTTCGCTGAGGTCGAAACCGTCGGCGGCCATCGTCTTTCCGTGATTGCCAAGGAGGCACGCGCGACGGGCGAAAGGGTCAGCATCGGCATCCGGCCGCAACACATCACGCTTGCCGATGCGGACTCAGCGGGCAGGCTGGACACCCGCGTCACCCTTGTCGAGGAACTGGGCTCGGAGACCGTCGTCCACGCCGACGCAGCCGGGAAGAAATTGATTGCGGTTTTTGCCGGCCAGCAGCGGATGAAATCGGGCGACAGCCTGCCGCTGCATCTCGACCCCGATGTGCTGCACCTCTTCGGCGAGGATGGTCGGCGCCTGTCTTAA
- a CDS encoding carbohydrate ABC transporter permease translates to MSAVSAFLLRRRGRGWHWTDVVTWIWLISGVFLMFGPAVWLVFSSFKTPAALAEFPPSFLPYVTEQAVVPGYDKPLPLYNVAMPDGSTRVLAEVRRIGIIGQMVDPKQPGEIVKANIKDRTPVRQVEFAGGNYTEPFQRFDFFLFLRNSVFVTVVATAITLLVNSMAAFALSKYQFPGRTAVMLMILATLMVPLSVIVVPLYSVIGTLNLFDSLWGVILPTVATPTGVFLLRQYMLTIPDELLDAARMDKASEWQIYWRIILPLSAPALAVLAIFSVVWRWNDFLWPLIVLSRKELYTLQVGLNVYAGELNVQWHYILAMTVVSMIPVVLIFVFLQRFITTGIAGSGLK, encoded by the coding sequence ATGAGCGCTGTCTCTGCCTTTCTGCTCCGCCGCCGAGGACGAGGCTGGCACTGGACGGATGTGGTCACCTGGATCTGGCTGATCTCCGGCGTCTTCCTGATGTTCGGCCCGGCCGTCTGGCTGGTCTTCTCTTCCTTCAAGACGCCGGCGGCCCTTGCCGAGTTCCCGCCCTCCTTCCTGCCCTATGTCACCGAACAGGCAGTGGTGCCGGGCTACGACAAGCCGTTGCCGCTCTATAATGTCGCAATGCCGGATGGCAGCACACGTGTGCTCGCCGAAGTGCGCCGCATCGGCATCATCGGCCAGATGGTCGATCCGAAACAGCCCGGCGAAATCGTCAAAGCGAATATCAAGGACCGCACACCGGTGCGCCAGGTCGAATTCGCCGGCGGCAACTACACCGAACCGTTCCAGCGCTTCGATTTCTTCCTGTTCCTGCGCAACTCTGTCTTCGTCACCGTCGTGGCGACGGCCATTACGCTGCTCGTCAATTCCATGGCCGCCTTCGCGCTGTCGAAATACCAGTTTCCCGGCCGCACCGCCGTCATGCTGATGATCCTGGCGACGCTGATGGTGCCGCTTTCGGTCATCGTCGTGCCGCTCTATTCCGTCATCGGCACGCTGAACCTCTTCGACAGCCTCTGGGGCGTCATCCTGCCGACGGTCGCCACCCCGACGGGCGTCTTCCTGCTCAGGCAATACATGCTGACGATCCCCGACGAATTGCTCGACGCCGCGCGTATGGACAAGGCCAGCGAATGGCAGATCTACTGGCGCATCATCCTGCCGCTGTCGGCGCCGGCGCTGGCGGTGCTGGCGATCTTCTCGGTCGTCTGGCGCTGGAACGACTTCCTGTGGCCGCTGATCGTGCTGTCGCGCAAGGAACTCTATACGCTGCAGGTCGGCCTTAACGTCTATGCCGGCGAGCTCAATGTGCAATGGCATTATATCCTCGCCATGACGGTCGTCTCGATGATCCCGGTCGTGCTGATCTTCGTCTTCCTGCAGCGCTTCATTACGACGGGCATTGCCGGCTCGGGGCTCAAATAG
- a CDS encoding carbohydrate ABC transporter permease: MTAKTVSSEPPARTGLRQALLAPVRLAMGIVDIPMRGWQKLTGLNGMAGVFLAPNMLIFTVFVLLPLVINFIYSTTSGSAIFLQNRTYVGADQYRILFDCRSYLDPSTCAADTFWAAVRNTAVFVVFQVTVMLIAALATALILNRELSNRGFWRAVFFFPVLLSPVVVGLIWKWILQREGLLNYALSPFGFEPFSWLSDRFWAFFFAVFVSVWAHMGFYALILLAGLQAIPRDLYEAAAMDSARPIRIFRRITLPLLMPNLIVVLVLALIRAVQIFDEVFVLTGGGPGTSTMYITQYIYETGFASSLRNPGLASAASILMGIVLVILTLVQLGVSSRNEKKGARQ; encoded by the coding sequence ATGACGGCGAAGACGGTTTCTTCTGAACCACCGGCGAGAACCGGTCTGCGGCAGGCGCTCTTGGCGCCTGTCCGGCTTGCCATGGGGATCGTCGACATTCCCATGCGTGGCTGGCAGAAACTGACCGGGCTGAACGGCATGGCGGGCGTCTTCCTGGCGCCCAACATGCTGATCTTCACCGTCTTCGTGCTGCTGCCGCTGGTCATCAATTTCATCTATTCGACGACCAGCGGCAGCGCCATCTTCCTGCAGAACAGGACCTATGTCGGCGCCGACCAGTACCGCATCCTCTTCGATTGCCGCAGCTATCTCGATCCCTCGACCTGTGCTGCCGACACCTTCTGGGCGGCGGTGCGCAACACCGCCGTCTTCGTCGTCTTCCAGGTCACAGTGATGCTGATCGCAGCGCTCGCAACGGCGCTGATCCTCAACCGCGAGCTTTCCAATCGCGGCTTCTGGCGCGCCGTCTTCTTCTTCCCGGTGCTGCTGTCGCCCGTCGTCGTCGGCCTGATCTGGAAATGGATCCTGCAGCGCGAAGGCCTGTTGAACTATGCGCTGAGCCCCTTCGGCTTCGAGCCCTTCTCCTGGCTCAGCGATCGTTTCTGGGCCTTCTTCTTTGCCGTCTTCGTCTCGGTCTGGGCGCATATGGGCTTTTATGCGCTGATCCTGCTCGCCGGCCTGCAGGCAATCCCGCGCGATCTCTACGAGGCGGCGGCGATGGACAGCGCCCGTCCGATCCGCATCTTCCGACGCATCACCCTGCCGCTGCTGATGCCGAACCTCATCGTCGTGCTGGTCTTGGCGCTGATCCGCGCCGTGCAGATCTTCGACGAGGTCTTCGTTTTGACCGGCGGCGGCCCGGGCACCAGCACCATGTACATCACCCAATATATCTATGAGACCGGCTTTGCGAGTTCGCTGCGCAATCCGGGACTGGCGTCGGCCGCCTCGATCCTGATGGGTATCGTCCTCGTCATCCTGACGCTGGTCCAGCTCGGCGTCAGTAGCCGCAATGAGAAGAAGGGAGCACGCCAATGA
- a CDS encoding ABC transporter substrate-binding protein, with protein sequence MTRMKSIGAAFAAVLLSSVAAHAGDVRIMWYSDGGEGEVIKDLLSRFSKANPDVNVILDEVSYDVVKEQLPVQLEAGQGPDIARLTNLKAPAQHWLDLRPYLTDAKYWEDNFGAQADWMRPDGSNAITGFMTQLTLTGGFVNKTLFEQAGVEIPGPKATWDDWAAAAKKVADSQKVFAMAIDRSGHRVSGPNISYGANYIAADGKPAPIDQGAKDFLSRFVKWNEDGTINKDVWVSAAGTTYRSAAEDFINGGLAYLYSGSWQVSGFAQKIGDNFDWVMAGSPCGSAACSGMQGGAGLVAVKYTKNPKDVAKVMDYLAGADVQKEFAERSLFIPAHKGVAAGQMDFKTDNPHVQAALKAFVEAAGQTAAPAMKLPGWKWSDAYYSAIVARISQVIAGEMKLDDAYARIDEDIKAKVAGN encoded by the coding sequence ATGACCAGAATGAAATCGATCGGCGCGGCTTTTGCTGCAGTTCTCTTGAGTTCCGTTGCCGCCCATGCCGGTGACGTGCGCATCATGTGGTATTCCGACGGCGGCGAAGGCGAGGTGATCAAGGACCTGCTCTCGCGCTTCTCGAAGGCCAATCCAGACGTCAACGTCATCCTCGACGAGGTCTCCTACGACGTCGTCAAGGAACAGCTGCCGGTGCAGCTTGAAGCCGGGCAGGGGCCGGATATCGCCCGCCTCACCAATCTGAAGGCGCCGGCGCAGCACTGGCTCGATCTTCGGCCCTACCTCACCGATGCGAAATATTGGGAGGATAATTTCGGCGCCCAGGCCGACTGGATGCGTCCGGACGGCTCGAACGCCATCACCGGCTTCATGACGCAGCTGACGCTAACCGGCGGCTTCGTCAACAAGACGCTGTTCGAGCAGGCCGGCGTCGAGATCCCCGGCCCGAAAGCCACCTGGGACGACTGGGCGGCGGCCGCCAAGAAGGTTGCCGACAGCCAGAAGGTCTTCGCCATGGCGATCGACCGCTCCGGCCACCGTGTCTCCGGCCCGAACATCTCCTACGGCGCCAACTACATTGCCGCCGACGGCAAGCCGGCGCCGATCGATCAGGGCGCCAAGGACTTCCTCAGCCGCTTCGTCAAGTGGAACGAGGACGGCACCATCAACAAGGATGTCTGGGTCAGTGCTGCCGGCACCACCTACCGCTCCGCCGCCGAGGACTTCATCAATGGCGGCCTTGCCTATCTTTATTCGGGCAGCTGGCAGGTTTCGGGCTTCGCCCAGAAGATTGGCGACAATTTCGACTGGGTGATGGCGGGCAGTCCCTGCGGTTCGGCCGCATGCTCCGGCATGCAGGGCGGCGCCGGTCTGGTTGCCGTCAAATACACCAAGAACCCGAAGGACGTCGCCAAGGTGATGGATTACCTGGCAGGTGCCGACGTGCAGAAGGAATTTGCCGAACGCAGCCTGTTCATTCCCGCGCATAAGGGTGTTGCCGCCGGCCAGATGGACTTCAAGACCGACAATCCGCATGTGCAGGCGGCGCTGAAGGCCTTTGTCGAAGCGGCCGGCCAGACGGCGGCACCCGCCATGAAGCTGCCCGGCTGGAAGTGGTCGGATGCCTATTACAGCGCCATCGTTGCCCGCATCAGCCAGGTGATCGCCGGCGAAATGAAGCTCGACGACGCCTATGCCCGCATCGACGAGGATATCAAGGCCAAGGTCGCCGGCAACTGA